Proteins encoded together in one Deinococcus hopiensis KR-140 window:
- a CDS encoding roadblock/LC7 domain-containing protein, whose translation MTNATNAVYSLIVRALSGIVSERAAETMLRAALGEQGLTPEGVNAQDMQRVLSGPLLARVSNVLPPARARSELRGLAARLQAQYPKAPTLFLEPAAAWEDPGDLSADDFEFDDPEYTSVPTERRYALGSPDGQQALIQDLGRIQGVQGILVCRANGEVLREKALSGVGNLGSVIAATAMLFQKRALTLMSADMGQQTVCMRPVGSYCVAVVAGPGVNIGRLLSELQQIREAA comes from the coding sequence ATGACGAATGCCACGAACGCCGTGTACTCCCTGATCGTGCGCGCCCTGTCCGGCATCGTGTCCGAACGCGCCGCTGAAACCATGCTGCGCGCGGCCCTGGGCGAGCAGGGCCTGACCCCCGAGGGGGTGAATGCCCAGGACATGCAGCGGGTGCTCTCGGGCCCGCTGCTGGCCCGGGTCAGCAACGTCTTGCCGCCGGCGCGCGCCCGCAGCGAGTTGCGCGGCCTCGCGGCCCGGCTGCAGGCGCAGTACCCCAAGGCTCCCACCCTCTTTCTGGAACCCGCCGCGGCCTGGGAGGACCCGGGCGATCTCAGCGCCGACGACTTCGAGTTCGACGACCCCGAGTACACCTCTGTGCCCACCGAGCGGCGCTACGCGCTGGGCAGCCCGGACGGGCAACAGGCCCTGATTCAGGACCTGGGGCGCATCCAGGGGGTCCAGGGCATTCTGGTGTGCCGCGCCAACGGCGAGGTGTTGCGCGAGAAGGCGCTCTCGGGCGTCGGCAACCTGGGCAGCGTGATCGCCGCCACGGCCATGCTGTTTCAGAAGCGCGCCCTGACCCTGATGTCGGCCGACATGGGCCAGCAGACCGTATGCATGCGGCCCGTGGGGAGCTACTGCGTCGCCGTGGTTGCTGGCCCCGGGGTCAACATCGGGCGGCTGCTGTCTGAGCTGCAGCAGATCCGGGAGGCCGCGTGA